Genomic DNA from Desulfonema ishimotonii:
TGTCCGGTACGCCTCAGATGTAATCAGTTTCAGCTCCCGCTCCTTCTGGCCGATGATTTTCCGGGCCTCTCCCTTTCCCTCCGACCGGAATTTTTCGGCAATCTGTTTCCGCTCGGCGATCATCCGGTTGTATACGGAGCGACTGACCGTATCCTCATAGTTAATCCGCTTGATTTTGACATCGACCAGTTCTATGCCGAATTTGTCGAGCTTGGGCTGGGCCTGCTTCAGGATTCCCTCTGTAATTTTTTCCCTTCCGATGGAGATATTGTATTCCTCCTCGGCATAGCTGCTTTCCGATGTGCTCCCCGAATTCATGTCGGTATCGGGCAGCAGCAGGGGGCGGTTGCTTTTGCGGACGGTTTCAATCAGCCGGTTCGAGGTGATAAAGTTTCTGACTGCCGGGTCGATAATATCGTTCAGCCGGCGATAGGCGTTCTGCTCATAGGTCACGGTCTGGAAAAACTTAACCGGGTCTGTGATCTTCCAGCGTGCAAAGGTGTCCACCCAGATATAGGTCTTTTCCTTGGTCGGTATCTGGCCCGGATCGCCGTCCCACTGCAGGAGGTTTTTCGGGAAGAAATTGGCCTTTCGGATAAAGGGAATTTTGAATTTCAGCCCCGGCTCCGTTTTGGGATCCCCGATAATCTTTCCGAACTGGGTAATCACCACCTGCTCGGTCTCATCCACGATATATGCGGATGCAAAGAGGATGGGCAATCCTATGAATGCGAGAAAAGCAACGAGTCCTTTGTATTTCATTTTATCCCACCGTCCTGTTTTCCGAGGTTAAGCAAGGGGAGAAGGTTCTTCTGATCGGCATCCACAATGTATTTGTTTTCCAGTTTGGGGAGAAGCTCTTTCAGCGCCTCCAGGTAAAGCCGCCTCCGGGTGACATCCTTGGCCTTGACATATTCTTCGTAGACGGCCATAAACCGGGCCGCGTCCCCCTTGGCCCGGTTGATCCGGTCCAGGGCGTAGCCTTCGGCCGCCTTGATGGTCCGGTCGGCCTCGCCTCTGGCCGCCGGAATGGCCTTGTTGTACTCCTCCTTGGCCTGATAGATCGTCTGCTCTTTTTCCTGTGTGGCCTGGTTGACCTCATTGAGCGAGGGCTGGACCGGAGCGGGCACGTCCGTTTTTTTCATTTCAATGGTGACGATCTCAATGCCGGTTTCGGCCTGATCCATCTCTTTCTGGAGCAGTTCCTGGGATTCCACCGCAATTTCATTCCGTTTGCTGATGACCTCGTCAATGCTCCGGTCGCCCACGACCAGCCGCATGGATGCCTCGGACATATCTCGGAGAAGCACATCGACATTCCTGACTTTGAACAGATAATGATACGGATCCTTGATCCGGTACTGAACGATCCACGGCACCAGGGCCACGTTCAGATCTCCGGTCAGCATCAGGGTGATGTTGCTGTTGGCGGTTGCATACCCGGTGACGCTGCCGGTGAACTCCTCGGTCATCACGCGCCGGACGTTGACCCGCTTCACCGTTTCTATGCCTGCGGGCAGTTTGAAGTGAAGGCCCGGCTGAGTGGTGCGCACAAATTTTCCGAATCGCTGTACGACCCCGACTTCACTGGTTCGGATCGTGTAGAACATCGAAGATCCGATCAGCACCAGCAGAATTACCAGAATCAGCAGCGGGGCGCCCGGCACTTTGAATTCCCCGAATTTTTTTACAAACTCATCCATCTGGGGAGGCAGCCCATCCCTTTTTCGCTGTTGTTCTTTCAATTTTTCCCAATCCCAGCTCATTTCTCATCCTGTGACGTTATAGATTGATCCACTGTCTCTCTGACCTCTGTTTTAGCTACGTATCTAAGGTAGGTATGGGTTTAAGTCAAGGGAAAACCGAATGTTATCCCTTGACACCCTGTCATGTGTCATAAGATAATATGATTTTGCCGGAATGAAAGGAAAAAAATGTCTGTGAAAGAGTTTACACATATCGGCCAGGTGCTGCCGGGGGCTATGAAAAAATACCGCCGGGAATCGGATGGCGAACTGGTCCGGATCTGGGCGTTGTGGGATCAGGCCGTCGGCCCTGCTGTGGCTGAAAATGCCCGTCCTGCGGCCTTCAGGGGGGATCTGCTGATCGTCCACGTCACCAGTTCCCCATGGGTGCAGCAGCTCCGGTTTCTCAAACATGAGATCCGCTCAAAGGTCAACAGCGCCCTGGGGGGGGAGATGGTCAGGGACATCCGGTTCCGGGTCGGGGCCCTCTGATGGCGGATCTGCTGACGTCCGACACCTTTTTTGAGGGCCGCATCCGGGTCCGGCAGTACCGGAACGGGTATCGCTTTTCAATTGACGCAGTGCTGCTGGCCCACTACGCGGCGCAGTGGCGGGGGGGGACCGTCCTTGACCTGGGAACCGGCTGCGGCATCATCCCCATGATTCTGGCATACCGCAGACCGGCCGTCCGCATTTACGGCGTTGAGATTCAGGAGGCGCTGGCCGACATTGCCGCTGCCAATATCGCGGCAAACGGCATGTCGGACCGGATCACGGTTCTGCGGCAGGATATGAAAACCCTGACCGCCCCGGAGGTGGGCGGACCGGTGGATATGGTGGTGACCAACCCGCCCTACCGGAAAGCCGCTTCGGGCCGGATGAACCCCCATATGCAGCGGGCCATTGCCCGCCATGAGGTGGCGGCCACCCTCTCCGACGTGGTGGAGACCGCCCGCCGGATGCTCCGGGTTTCCGGTCACTTTGTGGCGGTCTATCTGGCGGAGCGGACAGCCGAACTGCTCTCCCGGATGCGGGCGTCCGGCATAGAGCCGAAATCCCTGCGCCCGATCCAGTCCTTTGCCGATACGGACGCCAGGCTGATCCTGGCCGAGGGGACGCAGGGCGGGCGACCGGGAATGAAGATTCACCCGCCCCTTGTCATTTACACCCCCGACGGCGCCTACACCGAAGAGGTCAGCGGTTTTTTTCTGCCGTAACCGGGGGGACGGTTCAGGGGATGAGCGGGTTGATCACCTGACCGGTGATGACTTTTGGGTAGAAGTAGGTGGACTTGCGGGGCATGATCAGGCCCTCACTGGCAATCCGCCGCACCTGTGCAACGGGCGTCGGGTTCAGTATGAAGACGGCGTCGCTCCCGCCGGACAGCACGTCGTCCAGGGCGGTTTCCGCAATGCTGGAATACCCGATCAGCTGCTCATTGTCGAGCCTTGCCTGATCAAAGCCAAGAAGTTCCATAAATATCAGGCGGGTCAGCACCGTCACATCGAGTGCGGCCAGCGCGGGCGGGAGGGTGTCGCCGAACATCTTTTCCATGATACCGGGTTTCAGCGTCATCAGGTGGAATTGTGACGTTTCCCGGAGCAGAACGCCGATGGCTTTTTTCGGGGCGTTGGCACGGATCTCATCCAGAAACGCACTCTGAACCGCCTCCCGGCTTTCTGCGGTAAAGGGCATGGGGGTGATGTCAAAACAGGTTTCGGCCTTTGAGATGAATCCGGTGATCTCTGCCGGGGTCAGGCCTTTGAGCATACGGTGGGCCGGTAACACGATAAGCCCGGGATCCTTCATGCTGGCCAGATACATCATGATAAAATTGGCCGGGTGGTCGTGCGGGAAATCCGGGGTGCTGTCTGCCATCTGATTCCGGTAATTGAGCGCGGTTTCGTAACGGTGATGGCCGTCGGCGATGAACAGGGTTTCCGCCTGCATGGCCGCTGTAAGGGGTTGAATCAGGTCCGGGTCCGTAATGCGCCATAATTTCTGGCGGTGGCCCAGGATGTCCGTGAAGTCCGTGTCCGCAGGCCGGTCCGCGACCGCTTTCCGGAGGCTGCCGAGGATATCGCTGTTGTCCTCGTACAGTGAGAAAATGGGGCTGAAGTTGGCATGGCAGGTGTTCATCAGGGCCAGACGGTCCGATTTGATCCGTGAGAAGGTTTTTTCGTGGGGGAGGATGATCCCCTTTTCAAAAGGCTCCAGCCGCACCCGCGTGAGCAGGCCGAACCGGGTGACGGTCTTGCCGCTGACATTGAACTCAGTTGCTGTGAGGTAGAACCCCGGGGCCGTGTCCCGGATCAGGATACTGTCCTGCTGCCACGCTTCAAAGTCTTTTGCGGTCCGGGTATAGCGGTTATCCGTTTCGGTGTCGTTTTCCGAGGTTTTCCCCAGGATCAGGCGGATAATGTTCTGCGGGTGCCGGGCATAGGCCTGGGCCTGCTCCGCCCCGGAGATCACGTCGTAGGGGGGGTGGTCACATCTGCAAGATCTTCTATCTTATCTGTATTATAGACAATTCCCCGGAACGGGGCAAGTTCGGCCATTTTTTAACTCCTTGTTTTTATAGGTTCTTAGTTCCTGTAAATGATACTAAAGCGGGACATATTCTTCAAGAGAAATCAGTTGCCCCGGGAGAAAACAAAAAAAATATTTTTTTCTGAAAAGGCCATTGACAGACGGCGGGAAAAAGTATAAAGATGCGCTGTTTCTGATGACGGGCGTTTCGGAGAGGTGGCCGAGCGGCTGAAGGCCCCGCTCTCGAAAAGCGGTATCCTGGCTACAACCGGGATCGTGGGTTCGAATCCCACCCTCTCCGCCATTACACAGAGAGGAAGCGACGGACATCAGGACAAAAAGCTGAACTACCCGCATATTACGGAGAGATGACCGAGTTGGCTGAAGGTGCACGACTGGAAATCGTGTGTGTCGTTTATAGCGGCACCGAGGGTTCGAATCCCTCTCTCTCCGCCACAACCGAAATCAGGTCTGAACCATCCTAATCTCCGTCATTCCCTCAGTGTGAATTTCATCCGGCCCAGGCGTTGCTGTGGCATTTTGCCGTGCAGGCCCCGATGTATCAGTGTTTATGACGGATCGCTACGGAAATATTTATGTCCTATCTTGTCCTCGCGCGTAAATACCGCCCCCAGACGTTTGAAGACGTCGTAAAGCAGGAGCATGTCACCCGGACACTGGCCAACGCCATTGTGTCGGAACGGGTGGCCCACGCCATTCTTTTTTCGGGGCCGAGGGGAACCGGAAAGACCACCATTGCCCGTATTCTGGCCAAGGCCATGAACTGTGAGCAGGGGCCGACGCCCACGCCGTGTAACCGGTGTCGTTCCTGTCAGGAGATCACCAATGGGAATGCGGTTGATGTCTTTGAGGTGGACGGGGCGTCCAACAACGGGGTGGACCACATCCGGGAGCTGCGGGAAAATATCCGGTACATGCCCGCTCACAGCCGGTATAAGATTTACATCATCGACGAGGTCCACATGCTCAGTACGGCGGCCTTCAACGCCCTGCTGAAGACCCTTGAGGAGCCGCCGGCCCATGTGATGTTCCTGTTTGCCACAACCGAGCCCCATAAAATTCCCATCACCATTCTCTCCCGGTGTCAGCGGCACGACCTGCGGCGGATCGACCTGGATGCCGTGAGCCGCCATATGGCGTTTCTGTGTCAGCAGGAGGGAACCCGGATTGCGCCTGAAACCCTGGGGCTGATCGCCCGTGAGTCCGGGGGAAGTATGCGGGATGCCCTGAGCCTTCTGGACCAGGTCATGAGCTGCGCCCAGGGCGATATCTCCCATGAGCAGGTGCTGGATATCCTCGGTGTTGTGGACCAGAAGGTGCTTTTTGACATGTCTGCCGCCGTGCTGGCCGGAGATGTTGCCGGTATTCTGGAGGTCATTGACGAGGTCTATGACCACGGCCACAACCTCAAGGAATTGTACGCCGCACTGGTGGCCCACTTTCGGAATCTGCTGGTGGTCGCCATGGGGAAGAACGCGGAGCGGCTGGTGGATGTGCCTGCCCATGAGTACGCGCTTATGGCAGAGCAGGTGCGGGGCACCTCCGAGATTTACCTCACCCGGATTCTGGATATTCTGTTCCGGGAGGAGTCGGCCATCCGGTTTGCGACCGATCCCCGGCTGGCGCTGGAAATGGCCTTTATCCGGGCGTTTCAGGTAAAACCCGCGCTCTCTGTTGACACCCTGATTCAGAAGCTCGATGCCCTTGCCGGGGGAACATATGTGCCGCCGGCAGGCGGGCGGAATCACAGCGGCGGGGCAGCGGCAAACCAGGTCCGGGAGTCCCGGCCTGCGCCGGAATCTCGGTCCGGTGGCGGTGCGCCGCTTCGGAATCTGGGAAATCCGGCGGCCCGTAACGCGCCCTCACCGCCGCAGGCTGTTCAGGCAACCGCACCCCGTCCCGCAGCGGATGTTTCCGACCCGGTTGCTGAATCCCCCCCCCTGTCCGCGTTTAATCCTGACGACCCGCCGGAACGGTCCTGGGAGAAGTTTGTCGAGCGGATTTCAGACCGCTCCGCCCCCCTTGCCTCCTGTCTGGGAAAATGTTATCTCAAAGCCCTGACACCGGAGAGACTGTGTATTCAGGTCGGCGGGAACGGGTTTGATCTGAAGCGGATCAACAAGAGCCGGGAGCTGATTCAGCAGGTCTGTGACGCATTTTTCGGTCGGTCCGCAGAGCTGGAGATTATCGCCGGAGACAGGGGCGCTCAGACGGATGATAAAAAAAAAAAAATAAACCAGGTGCATCAGAAAAGACAGGCCGCACTGAACCATCCGCTGGTAGAAGCCGCGCTGGAGATCTTTGACGGGACACTTGTTGACGTAAAAATTTTATAGGAGGAAATTATGAAGGGTATGGGGAATATGATGAAGCAGGCCCAGAAGCTTCAGTCCAAGATGATGAAGCTTCAGGAAGAGCTGGCCAATGAGACGGTGGAGACCACTGCCGGCGGGGGGATGGTCCGGGTGGTGGCCAACGGCAAACAGCAGGTTGTCTCCATTGAAATCGAGAAAGAGGTGGTTGACCCGGAGGATGTGGAGATGCTTCAGGATCTGGTGCTGGCGGCCGTCAATGACGCGCTGGCCAAGTCCCAGCAGATGGTGTCGGACCGGATGGGCAAACTGATGCCCGGTGGCATGAATATTCCCGGCCTGATGTAAAAAGGCGGACGGCATGAGCTATTATCCGCCGTCTGTGCTGAACCTGATTCAACAGCTTTCACGGCTGCCGGGCATCGGTGAAAAAACTGCGGAACGTCTGGCCATGCACCTGCTCCGCGTTCCCGGCAGAGAGGCTGAGGCCCTGGCCCGGGGCATTCTGAATGTCCGGGAAAAGGTTCGGCTGTGCAGCCGGTGTTTTGCCCTGAGTGATACGGATATCTGCGGCATTTGCAGCAATCCGGCCCGGGACGCGTCCCAGGTCTGTGTGGTGGAGAATATCGCCGAAATGGTGGCCATTGAAAGAGCGGGTGGGTTTGCCGGTCTCTATCATGTGCTTCAGGGGGTACTCTCCCCAATGGACGGTGTGGGACCGGACGATATCCGGGTCCGGGAGCTGGTTCGCCGGGTCCGTGAGGGCGGGGTCCGGGAGGTGGTGCTGGCGACCGGTACCCATCTGGAAGGGGAGACGACTGCCGCGTTTATCGCCGAGCGTCTCTCGGCATATCCCGTCCGTGTGAGCCGGATTGCCTCCGGGGTTCCCCTGGGCGGAGATCTCAGATATGTGGATCAGGTGACCTTAAAACGAGCAATGGAGACCCGACATGTCCTCTGACAGGGTGGATACCTCACAGGTATTTGTATGTAAACAGTGCGGCGAGTGCTGTAAGGGATACGGCGGCACCTATGTGACTGCCGGAGATATTGAGGCGATTGCCCGCCATATCGGTGCGGACCCCGAAATTTTTGTGGGGGAATACTGCCAGATGTCGGGGCGCAGGCCGGTGCTGGCCCAGGGGGAGGATGGCTATTGCATTTTCCGGAAGGAGAAACTCTGTTCCATTCACCCGGTCAAGCCCCGGATGTGCCGGGCGTGGCCCTTCATCGAAAGCGTGCTGAAGGATGTTGGAAACTGGCGGCTCATGGCGTCGGCCTGTCCCGGCATTCTGACGGATGTGCCGGATGAGCTGATTCTCCGATGTGTCCGGCAGGAACTGGCGGACGCGGAGAAAAAGGGCTTATGATCGGCATTCTCGATTCCGGTGTCGGCGGGCTGACCGTGGCGCGCGCTCTCATGGCCCGTCTGCCGGGCTGTGACATGCGCTATTTCGGCGATACGGCCCGGACGCCCTACGGCGACAAAAGCCGGGAGGCCATATCGGCCTGTGCGTCTGAGGGGGCCGGACACCTGATGCGGCAGGGGGCAACGCTGCTGGTGATCGCCTGCCATACC
This window encodes:
- the hflK gene encoding FtsH protease activity modulator HflK, with amino-acid sequence MSWDWEKLKEQQRKRDGLPPQMDEFVKKFGEFKVPGAPLLILVILLVLIGSSMFYTIRTSEVGVVQRFGKFVRTTQPGLHFKLPAGIETVKRVNVRRVMTEEFTGSVTGYATANSNITLMLTGDLNVALVPWIVQYRIKDPYHYLFKVRNVDVLLRDMSEASMRLVVGDRSIDEVISKRNEIAVESQELLQKEMDQAETGIEIVTIEMKKTDVPAPVQPSLNEVNQATQEKEQTIYQAKEEYNKAIPAARGEADRTIKAAEGYALDRINRAKGDAARFMAVYEEYVKAKDVTRRRLYLEALKELLPKLENKYIVDADQKNLLPLLNLGKQDGGIK
- the recR gene encoding recombination mediator RecR encodes the protein MSYYPPSVLNLIQQLSRLPGIGEKTAERLAMHLLRVPGREAEALARGILNVREKVRLCSRCFALSDTDICGICSNPARDASQVCVVENIAEMVAIERAGGFAGLYHVLQGVLSPMDGVGPDDIRVRELVRRVREGGVREVVLATGTHLEGETTAAFIAERLSAYPVRVSRIASGVPLGGDLRYVDQVTLKRAMETRHVL
- a CDS encoding tRNA1(Val) (adenine(37)-N6)-methyltransferase produces the protein MADLLTSDTFFEGRIRVRQYRNGYRFSIDAVLLAHYAAQWRGGTVLDLGTGCGIIPMILAYRRPAVRIYGVEIQEALADIAAANIAANGMSDRITVLRQDMKTLTAPEVGGPVDMVVTNPPYRKAASGRMNPHMQRAIARHEVAATLSDVVETARRMLRVSGHFVAVYLAERTAELLSRMRASGIEPKSLRPIQSFADTDARLILAEGTQGGRPGMKIHPPLVIYTPDGAYTEEVSGFFLP
- the dnaX gene encoding DNA polymerase III subunit gamma/tau, whose protein sequence is MSYLVLARKYRPQTFEDVVKQEHVTRTLANAIVSERVAHAILFSGPRGTGKTTIARILAKAMNCEQGPTPTPCNRCRSCQEITNGNAVDVFEVDGASNNGVDHIRELRENIRYMPAHSRYKIYIIDEVHMLSTAAFNALLKTLEEPPAHVMFLFATTEPHKIPITILSRCQRHDLRRIDLDAVSRHMAFLCQQEGTRIAPETLGLIARESGGSMRDALSLLDQVMSCAQGDISHEQVLDILGVVDQKVLFDMSAAVLAGDVAGILEVIDEVYDHGHNLKELYAALVAHFRNLLVVAMGKNAERLVDVPAHEYALMAEQVRGTSEIYLTRILDILFREESAIRFATDPRLALEMAFIRAFQVKPALSVDTLIQKLDALAGGTYVPPAGGRNHSGGAAANQVRESRPAPESRSGGGAPLRNLGNPAARNAPSPPQAVQATAPRPAADVSDPVAESPPLSAFNPDDPPERSWEKFVERISDRSAPLASCLGKCYLKALTPERLCIQVGGNGFDLKRINKSRELIQQVCDAFFGRSAELEIIAGDRGAQTDDKKKKINQVHQKRQAALNHPLVEAALEIFDGTLVDVKIL
- a CDS encoding DUF1015 domain-containing protein; this encodes MISGAEQAQAYARHPQNIIRLILGKTSENDTETDNRYTRTAKDFEAWQQDSILIRDTAPGFYLTATEFNVSGKTVTRFGLLTRVRLEPFEKGIILPHEKTFSRIKSDRLALMNTCHANFSPIFSLYEDNSDILGSLRKAVADRPADTDFTDILGHRQKLWRITDPDLIQPLTAAMQAETLFIADGHHRYETALNYRNQMADSTPDFPHDHPANFIMMYLASMKDPGLIVLPAHRMLKGLTPAEITGFISKAETCFDITPMPFTAESREAVQSAFLDEIRANAPKKAIGVLLRETSQFHLMTLKPGIMEKMFGDTLPPALAALDVTVLTRLIFMELLGFDQARLDNEQLIGYSSIAETALDDVLSGGSDAVFILNPTPVAQVRRIASEGLIMPRKSTYFYPKVITGQVINPLIP
- a CDS encoding DUF721 domain-containing protein; amino-acid sequence: MKEFTHIGQVLPGAMKKYRRESDGELVRIWALWDQAVGPAVAENARPAAFRGDLLIVHVTSSPWVQQLRFLKHEIRSKVNSALGGEMVRDIRFRVGAL
- the hflC gene encoding protease modulator HflC; the encoded protein is MKYKGLVAFLAFIGLPILFASAYIVDETEQVVITQFGKIIGDPKTEPGLKFKIPFIRKANFFPKNLLQWDGDPGQIPTKEKTYIWVDTFARWKITDPVKFFQTVTYEQNAYRRLNDIIDPAVRNFITSNRLIETVRKSNRPLLLPDTDMNSGSTSESSYAEEEYNISIGREKITEGILKQAQPKLDKFGIELVDVKIKRINYEDTVSRSVYNRMIAERKQIAEKFRSEGKGEARKIIGQKERELKLITSEAYRTAQELKGQADATATEIFARAFGRDPDFYSFTKTLEMYSTALERNTVLVLSTDSEFLKYFKGYGTAQTP
- a CDS encoding YbaB/EbfC family nucleoid-associated protein, whose amino-acid sequence is MKGMGNMMKQAQKLQSKMMKLQEELANETVETTAGGGMVRVVANGKQQVVSIEIEKEVVDPEDVEMLQDLVLAAVNDALAKSQQMVSDRMGKLMPGGMNIPGLM
- a CDS encoding YkgJ family cysteine cluster protein, with amino-acid sequence MSSDRVDTSQVFVCKQCGECCKGYGGTYVTAGDIEAIARHIGADPEIFVGEYCQMSGRRPVLAQGEDGYCIFRKEKLCSIHPVKPRMCRAWPFIESVLKDVGNWRLMASACPGILTDVPDELILRCVRQELADAEKKGL